The following are encoded together in the Phragmites australis chromosome 19, lpPhrAust1.1, whole genome shotgun sequence genome:
- the LOC133900186 gene encoding uncharacterized protein LOC133900186, with product MVIPPPERVARVTRFLKPFLLRMHFTNKYVSAQVIHTLTATVACSASSQGNLLRPNMELTSDVAAVAKIEKFFGERLLVKGIPAVSIHMKREQKYHGKVKAL from the coding sequence ATGGTGATCCCTCCACCAGAAAGGGTAGCTAGAGTCACCCGTTTTCTCAAGCCCTTCCTGTTGAGGATGCATTTCACAAACAAATATGTATCTGCTCAGGTCATCCATACCCTGACAGCGACAGTTGCATGTTCAGCAAGCTCGCAGGGGAATCTGCTGAGACCAAACATGGAGTTGACCAGTGATGTTGCAGCTGTTGCGAAGATTGAGAAGTTTTTCGGCGAgcgcctgctggtcaagggaaTACCTGCGGTGTCCATCCACATGAAGAGAGAACAGAAGTACCATGGGAAAGTCAAGGCTTTATAG
- the LOC133900474 gene encoding anthocyanidin-3-O-glucoside rhamnosyltransferase-like translates to MPRGGDGVAGGTIHVVMFPWLAFGHISPFAQLARMLACGKEGVRVTFLTAAGNSRRVEAMLASAADAVTVVPLHLPHVPGLPTGAASTAELSADGAELLKVAVDGTRPQVEGLLAELHPDAVVFDFANPWVCDITRPLGIKALQFSVFSAISSAYYMVPARRLHGRCPSLHDLMSAPTGFPSDSVLATVPAYQAADFTYIYTSFDGQPCVYDRVVAGVEACDGIIIKTCTEMEGPYINYFSSQYGKPVLLAGPVVPEPPQGELEERWARWLSSFPEDAVIFASFGSETFLPVPAATELLLGLEATNRPFLAVLNFPKDADPEAEIKARIPPGFEDRVKGRGVVHTGWVQQQHILRHRSVGCFLNHAGFSSVVEGLVASCRLVLLPMKGDQYVNAALFARELQVGVEVTRRDEDGWFGRADLTEAIAAAVAPSGLGDGRKWRKFLMDDAVKRRFVDKFVEDLKDLVRAA, encoded by the coding sequence ATGCCGCGCGGTGGAGATGGCGTGGCCGGCGGCACCATCCACGTCGTCATGTTCCCCTGGCTCGCCTTTGGGCATATCAGCCCATTTGCGCAGCTAGCGCGCATGCTCGCCTGCGGCAAGGAAGGGGTCCGAGTAACTTTCCTGACGGCCGCGGGGAACAGTCGCCGTGTAGAGGCCATGCTGGCGTCCGCCGCTGACGCGGTGACAGTTGTGCCGCTGCACCTTCCCCACGTCCCGGGGCTGCCCACGGGAGCCGCAAGCACCGCGGAGCTTTCGGCGGACGGCGCCGAGCTGCTCAAGGTCGCCGTTGACGGTACCAGGCCACAGGTGGAAGGGCTGCTCGCCGAGCTCCACCCTGACGCCGTGGTATTCGATTTCGCCAACCCGTGGGTCTGCGACATCACCAGGCCTCTCGGCATCAAGGCGCTTCAGTTTAGTGTCTTCTCCGCCATCTCCAGCGCCTACTATATGGTCCCCGCACGCCGCCTCCACGGGCGGTGCCCGTCCCTCCACGATCTCATGTCCGCCCCTACCGGCTTCCCGTCAGACTCGGTGCTCGCCACCGTTCCGGCCTATCAGGCCGCCGATTTCACCTACATATACACCAGCTTCGACGGCCAGCCATGCGTCTACGACCGTGTAGTAGCCGGCGTCGAGGCTTGCGATGGCATCATCATCAAGACTTGCACCGAGATGGAGGGCCCCTACATCAATTATTTCTCCTCCCAGTATGGCAAGCCCGTGCTCCTCGCCGGACCTGTCGTGCCGGAGCCACCGCAAGGCGAGCTCGAGGAGAGGTGGGCCCGCTGGCTCTCCTCATTCCCAGAAGATGCCGTCATCTTCGCCTCGTTTGGCAGTGAGACGTTCCTGCCGGTCCCCGCCGCGACAGAGCTTCTCTTGGGCCTAGAGGCCACCAACCGTCCGTTTCTCGCAGTGCTCAATTTCCCCAAGGACGCGGACCCCGAGGCAGAGATCAAGGCGCGCATCCCTCCTGGGTTCGAAGACAGGGTGAAAGGGAGAGGCGTGGTGCACACGGGATgggtgcagcagcagcacatcCTGCGGCACCGGAGCGTCGGATGCTTCTTGAACCACGCTGGGTTCAGCTCAGTGGTGGAGGGACTCGTCGCATCCTGCCGTCTGGTGCTGTTGCCGATGAAGGGCGACCAGTACGTTAACGCCGCGTTGTTCGCTCGCGAGCTGCAAGTCGGCGTGGAGGTGACGCGGCGCGATGAGGATGGGTGGTTCGGGCGCGCGGACCTGACCGAAGCTATCGCTGCTGCGGTGGCCCCAAGCGGGTTAGGGGATGGGAGGAAATGGAGGAAGTTCTTGATGGACGACGCCGTGAAGAGGAGGTTCGTGGACAAGTTCGTCGAGGACCTCAAGGATCTCGTCCGGGCGGCCTAA
- the LOC133900632 gene encoding uncharacterized protein LOC133900632: MPYTRIPHKKVKQEIIGYLERTDNSYKSIYFDGDHGLGASAVLRAIVEDPPLSLRKKFNKMIHVDCSRWKSRRATQRVIVDNLKLPQWVMAIIDRHDEEDDFSGVDEGSRLEIPRVGREIHRSLRDHTCLVVFHNGSNDMIEMQDFGIPPRLEWFGTKVLWTFRGRLQLNPDLRSKVDDSHLFIYSYSEGWWEVVRAEATEIARYTHKIGVSTEIALECILYLLSLEDQSHGCSGDMDYNWSIHASNYWVCDGIIQRNHENEAWDVATAMQLELRLEDYVRPELAIGYITENMEEYYKRWTFVTTSSTEQRTVPPESTSCFISGCGLSLLSLPNRNLRVLKLCRCTFNFSSPPFSCCRTLRFLGLDRCKDQKEEIEEKQGRAAAVEFFQSLQVLDICDTEWGLENIIVQMGTNIREINIKRGRVWPNNLAWRQLQNLRKLRVVEPTCSWETDQGDEFTGMVKLELLDLSGNNTIKVLPSLSGATGLKTLVLDGCVGLERVGPEGLPPSLETFSLDAGSNQKDAASKLSKISMVGCVHLQNFLLRGPLPGLEELNLSGTSIRRVDLRDEVVQVPGLKKVFLMGCKQLRAILWWKEARLQVLRIDTHGKNDTGPQPPYSDSSSIKIQHRNYDGYIIASDVRIIQSLMIRSDNFITDSFYLDLHVPPSSSRPKGQSSSDKVMAKPCCYTYSDILLEGVAAPAYDHKIPWLRPSDRHVEVGEGISLTDVESNKGIQAIYDMMRWCINSLHVHDNSCILSVSPKIARSDSYLCTELKWCHVERCPKLQAVFVSDDNWPIDLFLQLETIWASDLLVADCIWSKRTNYGNFERLQNIQVHNCPRLKFVLPFSFFKLPSLKTLHISHCSDLRHVFPWDDGVDRQHREAGEVKEFRELKHIHLHDLPSLQEICEAKMSTPVLESVNVRGCWALRRLPAVGSHQPVVNCEKDWWEKLEWDGMHAGHDPSLYEPHHSSSYYKKRLIRGTVLR; this comes from the coding sequence CGGATTCCTCACAAAAAAGTGAAGCAAGAAATAATTGGTTATTTGGAGCGTACTGATAATTCGTATAAGTCCATCTACTTTGATGGAGATCACGGCTTGGGTGCATCTGCTGTCCTTCGGGCAATAGTTGAAGACCCTCCACTATCTTTGAGAAAGAAATTCAATAAGATGATCCATGTCGATTGTTCAAGGTGGAAAAGTCGAAGAGCTACGCAGAGGGTAATCGTGGACAACCTGAAGCTTCCTCAGTGGGTGATGGCTATTATTGACAGgcatgatgaggaagatgatttTAGCGGGGTCGATGAAGGCTCTAGACTTGAGATACCAAGGGTCGGGAGGGAGATCCATCGTTCCCTAAGAGACCACACGTGTTTAGTGGTTTTCCATAATGGGAGCAATGACATGATTGAGATGCAAGATTTTGGCATTCCTCCACGACTTGAGTGGTTTGGCACTAAAGTACTGTGGACCTTTAGAGGTCGGCTGCAGCTCAATCCAGATTTAAGATCAAAAGTGGATGATTCACATCTTTTTATTTACAGTTATTCTGAGGGGTGGTGGGAAGTGGTTAGAGCAGAGGCTACAGAAATTGCTCGATACACGCATAAGATTGGTGTCAGCACTGAAATAGCTCTGGAGTGTATCTTGTATCTATTGTCATTAGAAGATCAGAGCCATGGCTGTAGCGGAGACATGGATTACAATTGGTCTATCCATGCTTCCAACTATTGGGTTTGTGATGGGATCATACAGAGAAACCACGAGAACGAGGCATGGGATGTTGCCACTGCTATGCAGCTTGAGCTGCGATTGGAGGACTACGTACGTCCAGAATTAGCAATTGGTTACATAACGGAGAATATGGAAGAGTACTATAAACGATGGACTTTTGTCACGACGTCTTCTACGGAACAAAGGACTGTACCTCCAGAGTCAACGTCCTGTTTCATCAGTGGATGTGGATTGTCTCTACTATCATTGCCTAATCGCAACCTTCGTGTACTGAAGTTGTGCCGTTGTACATTCAATTTTTCATCACCTCCTTTCAGTTGTTGTCGCACCTTAAGATTCCTAGGATTAGATAGGTGCAAGGATCAAAAGGAAGAAATAGAGGAGAAGCAAGGTAGAGCTGCCGCAGTGGAGTTCTTTCAGAGCTTGCAGGTGCTAGACATATGCGACACAGAGTGgggattagaaaatataatagtGCAAATGGGTACAAACATCAGGGAGATAAATATAAAGAGGGGAAGGGTGTGGCCCAACAATCTTGCATGGAGACAACTGCAAAACCTTCGCAAGCTTCGAGTAGTTGAGCCTACCTGCTCTTGGGAGACAGACCAAGGAGACGAATTCACAGGCATGGTGAAGTTGGAGCTCCTTGACCTGTCTGGAAATAACACCATAAAAGTTTTGCCAAGCTTATCCGGGGCAACTGGCCTCAAGACTCTGGTCCTAGATGGCTGTGTTGGGTTGGAGCGTGTTGGCCCTGAAGGACTCCCTCCATCACTTGAAACATTCAGCTTAGATGCAGGATCAAACCAAAAGGATGCTGCCAGCAAACTTTCCAAGATCTCTATGGTGGGTTGTGTGCATTTGCAGAATTTCTTGTTGCGTGGACCACTGCCCGGTCTAGAGGAACTGAACCTATCAGGCACATCAATCCGAAGAGTTGACCTCAGGGATGAGGTAGTGCAGGTGCCAGGACTCAAAAAGGTCTTTCTGATGGGTTGCAAGCAGTTGCGTGCAATACTGTGGTGGAAAGAAGCGAGGTTGCAGGTGCTTCGCATTGACACCCATGGAAAAAACGACACAGGACCACAACCACCTTATTCTGATTCTTCATCCATCAAAATCCAACACAGGAACTATGATGGCTATATCATTGCAAGCGATGTGAGGATCATTCAGTCCTTGATGATCAGGTCTGACAACTTCATAACTGACAGCTTCTATCTAGATCTGCATGTGCCACCGTCCAGCAGTAGACCTAAAGGGCAAAGCAGCAGCGACAAGGTTATGGCCAAACCTTGCTGCTATACTTATAGTGATATCCTTCTTGAGGGGGTCGCTGCTCCTGCTTATGACCATAAGATCCCATGGCTTCGACCCTCGGATCGCCatgttgaggttggtgaaggAATCAGCCTCACCGATGTGGAGAGCAACAAGGGAATCCAAGCTATTTATGATATGATGCGGTGGTGCATTAACTCCTTGCATGTGCATGATAATTCTTGCATCCTTTCTGTTAGCCCCAAGATTGCACGTTCAGATAGCTACCTATGTACCGAACTCAAATGGTGCCATGTTGAGAGGTGCCCAAAGCTACAAGCAGTGTTTGTCTCTGATGACAATTGGCCCATCGATTTGTTTCTTCAACTGGAGACAATTTGGGCATCTGACCTCCTCGTAGCTGACTGCATTTGGAGCAAAAGAACCAACTATGGCAATTTTGAAAGACTACAGAACATACAGGTGCACAACTGCCCCAGGCTCAAGTTTGTCCTCCCGTTCTCATTCTTCAAGTTGCCCAGCTTGAAGACTCTTCACATTTCCCACTGCAGTGATCTCAGGCATGTCTTCCCATGGGATGACGGCGTGGATAGACAACATAGAGAAGCGGGTGAAGTGAAGGAGTTCAGAGAGCTGAAGCACATCCACCTGCATGACCTCCCCAGTCTGCAGGAGATATGCGAGGCCAAGATGTCCACACCTGTGCTCGAGAGCGTCAATGTCAGGGGTTGTTGGGCCCTCAGGCGCCTCCCAGCGGTCGGCAGCCACCAACCAGTTGTGAACTGCGAGAAGGACTGGTGGGAGAAGCTGGAGTGGGACGGGATGCACGCCGGTCATGACCCATCCCTCTACGAGCCACACCATTCGTCGTCCTACTACAAAAAGCGCCTCATTAGAGGCACGGTCCTCCGGTAA